In Oncorhynchus mykiss isolate Arlee chromosome 1, USDA_OmykA_1.1, whole genome shotgun sequence, the following proteins share a genomic window:
- the LOC110500387 gene encoding calcium homeostasis endoplasmic reticulum protein isoform X3: MDIPTAPEDQELKNVIDKLAQFVARNGPEFEKMTMEKQKDNSKFSFLFGGDFFAYYRCKLAMEQHQHLYNPPGTEVLDVPPPIAILAPPPIAPATPSLDELIQQSQWNLQQQEQQLLTLRQEQVTAAIALAMEQQTQKLLAETQQDISEFDNLLQPIIDTCTKDAISAGKNWMFNNAKGPLHCELMCSHLRNRITADTAHFELRLHLIYLTNDVLHHCQRKQQRDLLAALQKVVVPIYCTSFLAVEEDKQQKITRLLQLWEKNGYFDEVTIQQLQSPAVGLGQYQASLITEYAAVVQPIQLAFQQQIQTLKTQHEEFVANLAVQQQTAAAVSQLAAAEPDIKAVTTQPGEVKSSMSGPPGDYDGAQSRSDPGANSGHSDNASSKPWFDPQHMSGGWNPNQPPPFDPTQAPPPCPPWNSHEGIWNEQRGDPSWSGGPPRGEGGPWSGGGGQNEPPPNWSGQYDQPPWSNQGPDQPPWGQREHPFPRMQRPPHFRGPFTPHQPGPPPFNQPPPPPHNFGRFPPRYMQDDFPPRHHFERPPYPPHHFDYPQGDFPGDQDMGPPHHHPSQRIPPLGMGGEEHPPWGGNQHPDFGPPSHGFNGQSPHMRQRPAPAHVNQDDPSLVPNVPYFDLPAGLMAPLVKLEDHDYKALDPKDIRLPPPMPPSERLLAAVEAFYSPPSHDGPRNSEGWEQNGLYEFFRAKMRARRRKGQEKHNSAHGSRSHSRSHSQGRSSSESSSRSSKSSRSSSRSRSRSYSRSRSRSMSRSRSSRSRSRSRSRSRSRSPDKRRQERPAPASAPASQKSRSPSPPATSGLGAAPSVLPPDSRLGEENKGHQLLMKMGWSGSGGLGAKEQGIQDPIKGGELRDKWDQYKGVGVSLDDPYENYRRNKSYNFVARMKAREEVNREPQEPPPTE; encoded by the exons ATGGATATTCCTACAGCTCCTGAGG ACCAAGAGCTGAAAAATGTAATTGACAAACTGGCCCAGTTTGTGGCTCGAAATGGCCCTGAGTTTGAGAAGATGACAATGGAGAAACAGAAGGACAATTCCAAATTCTCTTTTCTGTTTGGAGGGGACTTCTTCGCCTATTACCGGTGCAAGCTTGCAATGGAACAACACCAGC ATCTTTATAATCCACCTGGTACGGAAGTCCTAGACGTCCCTCCACCAATCGCCATCCTGGCCCCGCCCCCCATCGCCCCTGCCACGCCATCTCTAGATGAACTCATCCAGCAGAGCCAATGGAACCTGCAGCAGCAAGAACAGCAGCTGCTCACTCTCAGACAG GAGCAAGTGACTGCAGCCATAGCTCTGGCCATGGAGCAGCAGACCCAGAAGCTGCTGGCGGAGACTCAGCAGGACATATCTGAATTTGACAACCTGCTGCAGCCCATCATTGACACCTGCACTAAAGACGCCATCTCG GCTGGTAAGAACTGGATGTTCAACAACGCCAAGGGCCCACTGCACTGTGAGCTGATGTGCTCACACCTCCGGAACCGCATCACAGCCGACACAGCTCACTTTGAACTCCGCCTACACCTCATCTATCTCACCAATGATGTCCTCCATCACTG TCAGAGGAAGCAGCAGAGGGACCTGCTAGCAGCGCTACAGAAGGTGGTGGTGCCCATCTACTGCACCAGCTTCTTGGCTGTAGAGGAGGACAAGCAGCAGAAGATCACACGT CTTCTACAACTCTGGGAAAAGAATGGCTACTTCGACGAGGTGACGATCCAGCAGTTACAGAGTCCAGCTGTGGGCCTGGGCCAGTATCAG gcctCTCTGATCACAGAGTACGCTGCCGTGGTGCAGCCCATTCAGCTGGCCTTCCAGCAACAGATCCAGACCCTGAAGACGCAGCATGAGGAGTTTGTGGCCAACCTGGCGGTTCAGCAGCAGACTGCAGCAGCAGTGAGCCAGCTAGCTGCAGCAGAGCCTGACATTAAGGCAGTCACCACTCAGCCTg GAGAGGTGAAGTCGTCCATGTCTGGCCCTCCTGGTGATTATGACGGCGCCCAGTCCAGATCGGACCCCGGTGCCAACAGTGGCCACTCTGATAACGCCTCCTCTAAACCCTGGTTCGACCCACAACACATGTCTGGAGGCTGGAACCCCAATCAGCCA CCTCCGTTCGACCCCACCCAGGCTCCCCCACCGTGCCCCCCCTGGAACAGCCACGAGGGCATCTGGAATGAGCAGAGGGGGGACCCCAGCTGGAGCGGAGGCCCtccaaggggggaggggggtcccTGGAGCGGAGGGGGAGGACAGAATGAGCCCCCTCCCAACTGGAGCGGTCAGTACGACCAGCCCCCCTGGAGCAACCAGGGACCTGACCAGCCCCCCTGGGGCCAGAGAGAGCACCCCTTCCCCCGCATGCAGAGGCCCCCCCACTTCAGAGGGCCCTTCACGCCCCACCAGCCAGGTCCCCCTCCCTTTAACCAGCCGCCCCCGCCTCCCCACAACTTTGGCCGGTTCCCGCCGCGCTACATGCAGGATGACTTTCCACCCAGGCACCATTTTGAAAGGCCGCCCTACCCTCCACACCACTTTGACTACCCACAGGGAGACTTCCCTGGAG ACCAAGACATGGGCCCTCCGCACCACCACCCTAGCCAGAGGATCCCTCCTCTGGGTATGGGGGGGGAGGAGCACCCTCCCTGGGGGGGTAACCAGCACCCAGACTTCGGCCCCCCATCCCACGGCTTCAACGGCCAGTCCCCCCACATGAGACAGCGTCCGGCCCCGGCTCACGTTAACCAGGATGACCCCAGCCTGGTCCCCAACGTACCCTACTTTGACCTGCCCGCCGGACTCATGGCCCCTCTAGTCAAA CTGGAAGACCATGACTACAAAGCACTGGATCCTAAAGACATCCGTCTGCCTCCCCCAATGCCCCCCAGTGAACGCCTGCTAGCTGCTGTGGAGGCCTTCTACAGCCCCCCCTCCCATGACGGACCCAGGAACAG TGAGGGCTGGGAACAGAACGGCCTATATGAGTTCTTCAGAGCTAAGATGAGAGCCAGGAGGCGAAAGGGCCAGGAGAAACACAACAG tgcACACGGTAGTCGTTCACACAGCCGTTCTCATAGTCAGGGTCGCTCCTCGTCTGAATCCAGCTCAAGATCCTCCAAGTCCTCCCGCTCCTCCTCCCGGTCCCGATCTCGCTCCTACTCCCGATCTCGCTCCAG GAGCATGAGCCGATCCAGGTCGTCCCGCAGTCGCTCTCGTTCTAGGTCTCGCTCCAGATCTCGCTCTCCTGACAAGAGACGGCAAGAGAGGCCTGCCCCCGCCTCTGCCCCTGCCTCCCAGAAGTCCCGTAGCCCCTCTCCTCC AGCTACGTCTGGTCTGGGCGCAGCCCCCTCGGTCCTGCCTCCAGACAGCAGGCTGGGAGAGGAGAACAAGGGCCATCAGCTGCTCATGAAAATGGGCTGGAGTGGTTCTGGGGGGCTTGGAGCAAAGGAGCAGGGCATCCAGGACCCCATCAAGGGGGGAGAGCTCCGGGACAAGTGGGACCAGTATAAAGGAGTGGGGGTGTCTCTGGATGACCCTTATGAGAACTACCGCAGGAACAAGAGCTACAACTTTGTAGCTCGCATGAAAGCAAGGGAGGAAG TGAATCGGGAACCACAAGAGCCCCCTCCTACTGAATAA
- the LOC110500387 gene encoding calcium homeostasis endoplasmic reticulum protein isoform X2, protein MDIPTAPEDQELKNVIDKLAQFVARNGPEFEKMTMEKQKDNSKFSFLFGGDFFAYYRCKLAMEQHQHPTTHECEEYKLEDLYNPPGTEVLDVPPPIAILAPPPIAPATPSLDELIQQSQWNLQQQEQQLLTLRQEQVTAAIALAMEQQTQKLLAETQQDISEFDNLLQPIIDTCTKDAISAGKNWMFNNAKGPLHCELMCSHLRNRITADTAHFELRLHLIYLTNDVLHHCQRKQQRDLLAALQKVVVPIYCTSFLAVEEDKQQKITRLLQLWEKNGYFDEVTIQQLQSPAVGLGQYQASLITEYAAVVQPIQLAFQQQIQTLKTQHEEFVANLAVQQQTAAAVSQLAAAEPDIKAVTTQPGEVKSSMSGPPGDYDGAQSRSDPGANSGHSDNASSKPWFDPQHMSGGWNPNQPPPFDPTQAPPPCPPWNSHEGIWNEQRGDPSWSGGPPRGEGGPWSGGGGQNEPPPNWSGQYDQPPWSNQGPDQPPWGQREHPFPRMQRPPHFRGPFTPHQPGPPPFNQPPPPPHNFGRFPPRYMQDDFPPRHHFERPPYPPHHFDYPQGDFPGDMGPPHHHPSQRIPPLGMGGEEHPPWGGNQHPDFGPPSHGFNGQSPHMRQRPAPAHVNQDDPSLVPNVPYFDLPAGLMAPLVKLEDHDYKALDPKDIRLPPPMPPSERLLAAVEAFYSPPSHDGPRNSEGWEQNGLYEFFRAKMRARRRKGQEKHNSAHGSRSHSRSHSQGRSSSESSSRSSKSSRSSSRSRSRSYSRSRSRSMSRSRSSRSRSRSRSRSRSRSPDKRRQERPAPASAPASQKSRSPSPPATSGLGAAPSVLPPDSRLGEENKGHQLLMKMGWSGSGGLGAKEQGIQDPIKGGELRDKWDQYKGVGVSLDDPYENYRRNKSYNFVARMKAREEVNREPQEPPPTE, encoded by the exons ATGGATATTCCTACAGCTCCTGAGG ACCAAGAGCTGAAAAATGTAATTGACAAACTGGCCCAGTTTGTGGCTCGAAATGGCCCTGAGTTTGAGAAGATGACAATGGAGAAACAGAAGGACAATTCCAAATTCTCTTTTCTGTTTGGAGGGGACTTCTTCGCCTATTACCGGTGCAAGCTTGCAATGGAACAACACCAGC ATCCTACTACCCACGAATGTGAGGAGTATAAGTTGGAAG ATCTTTATAATCCACCTGGTACGGAAGTCCTAGACGTCCCTCCACCAATCGCCATCCTGGCCCCGCCCCCCATCGCCCCTGCCACGCCATCTCTAGATGAACTCATCCAGCAGAGCCAATGGAACCTGCAGCAGCAAGAACAGCAGCTGCTCACTCTCAGACAG GAGCAAGTGACTGCAGCCATAGCTCTGGCCATGGAGCAGCAGACCCAGAAGCTGCTGGCGGAGACTCAGCAGGACATATCTGAATTTGACAACCTGCTGCAGCCCATCATTGACACCTGCACTAAAGACGCCATCTCG GCTGGTAAGAACTGGATGTTCAACAACGCCAAGGGCCCACTGCACTGTGAGCTGATGTGCTCACACCTCCGGAACCGCATCACAGCCGACACAGCTCACTTTGAACTCCGCCTACACCTCATCTATCTCACCAATGATGTCCTCCATCACTG TCAGAGGAAGCAGCAGAGGGACCTGCTAGCAGCGCTACAGAAGGTGGTGGTGCCCATCTACTGCACCAGCTTCTTGGCTGTAGAGGAGGACAAGCAGCAGAAGATCACACGT CTTCTACAACTCTGGGAAAAGAATGGCTACTTCGACGAGGTGACGATCCAGCAGTTACAGAGTCCAGCTGTGGGCCTGGGCCAGTATCAG gcctCTCTGATCACAGAGTACGCTGCCGTGGTGCAGCCCATTCAGCTGGCCTTCCAGCAACAGATCCAGACCCTGAAGACGCAGCATGAGGAGTTTGTGGCCAACCTGGCGGTTCAGCAGCAGACTGCAGCAGCAGTGAGCCAGCTAGCTGCAGCAGAGCCTGACATTAAGGCAGTCACCACTCAGCCTg GAGAGGTGAAGTCGTCCATGTCTGGCCCTCCTGGTGATTATGACGGCGCCCAGTCCAGATCGGACCCCGGTGCCAACAGTGGCCACTCTGATAACGCCTCCTCTAAACCCTGGTTCGACCCACAACACATGTCTGGAGGCTGGAACCCCAATCAGCCA CCTCCGTTCGACCCCACCCAGGCTCCCCCACCGTGCCCCCCCTGGAACAGCCACGAGGGCATCTGGAATGAGCAGAGGGGGGACCCCAGCTGGAGCGGAGGCCCtccaaggggggaggggggtcccTGGAGCGGAGGGGGAGGACAGAATGAGCCCCCTCCCAACTGGAGCGGTCAGTACGACCAGCCCCCCTGGAGCAACCAGGGACCTGACCAGCCCCCCTGGGGCCAGAGAGAGCACCCCTTCCCCCGCATGCAGAGGCCCCCCCACTTCAGAGGGCCCTTCACGCCCCACCAGCCAGGTCCCCCTCCCTTTAACCAGCCGCCCCCGCCTCCCCACAACTTTGGCCGGTTCCCGCCGCGCTACATGCAGGATGACTTTCCACCCAGGCACCATTTTGAAAGGCCGCCCTACCCTCCACACCACTTTGACTACCCACAGGGAGACTTCCCTGGAG ACATGGGCCCTCCGCACCACCACCCTAGCCAGAGGATCCCTCCTCTGGGTATGGGGGGGGAGGAGCACCCTCCCTGGGGGGGTAACCAGCACCCAGACTTCGGCCCCCCATCCCACGGCTTCAACGGCCAGTCCCCCCACATGAGACAGCGTCCGGCCCCGGCTCACGTTAACCAGGATGACCCCAGCCTGGTCCCCAACGTACCCTACTTTGACCTGCCCGCCGGACTCATGGCCCCTCTAGTCAAA CTGGAAGACCATGACTACAAAGCACTGGATCCTAAAGACATCCGTCTGCCTCCCCCAATGCCCCCCAGTGAACGCCTGCTAGCTGCTGTGGAGGCCTTCTACAGCCCCCCCTCCCATGACGGACCCAGGAACAG TGAGGGCTGGGAACAGAACGGCCTATATGAGTTCTTCAGAGCTAAGATGAGAGCCAGGAGGCGAAAGGGCCAGGAGAAACACAACAG tgcACACGGTAGTCGTTCACACAGCCGTTCTCATAGTCAGGGTCGCTCCTCGTCTGAATCCAGCTCAAGATCCTCCAAGTCCTCCCGCTCCTCCTCCCGGTCCCGATCTCGCTCCTACTCCCGATCTCGCTCCAG GAGCATGAGCCGATCCAGGTCGTCCCGCAGTCGCTCTCGTTCTAGGTCTCGCTCCAGATCTCGCTCTCCTGACAAGAGACGGCAAGAGAGGCCTGCCCCCGCCTCTGCCCCTGCCTCCCAGAAGTCCCGTAGCCCCTCTCCTCC AGCTACGTCTGGTCTGGGCGCAGCCCCCTCGGTCCTGCCTCCAGACAGCAGGCTGGGAGAGGAGAACAAGGGCCATCAGCTGCTCATGAAAATGGGCTGGAGTGGTTCTGGGGGGCTTGGAGCAAAGGAGCAGGGCATCCAGGACCCCATCAAGGGGGGAGAGCTCCGGGACAAGTGGGACCAGTATAAAGGAGTGGGGGTGTCTCTGGATGACCCTTATGAGAACTACCGCAGGAACAAGAGCTACAACTTTGTAGCTCGCATGAAAGCAAGGGAGGAAG TGAATCGGGAACCACAAGAGCCCCCTCCTACTGAATAA
- the LOC110500387 gene encoding calcium homeostasis endoplasmic reticulum protein isoform X4 — translation MDIPTAPEDQELKNVIDKLAQFVARNGPEFEKMTMEKQKDNSKFSFLFGGDFFAYYRCKLAMEQHQHPTTHECEEYKLEDLYNPPGTEVLDVPPPIAILAPPPIAPATPSLDELIQQSQWNLQQQEQQLLTLRQEQVTAAIALAMEQQTQKLLAETQQDISEFDNLLQPIIDTCTKDAISAGKNWMFNNAKGPLHCELMCSHLRNRITADTAHFELRLHLIYLTNDVLHHCQRKQQRDLLAALQKVVVPIYCTSFLAVEEDKQQKITRLLQLWEKNGYFDEVTIQQLQSPAVGLGQYQASLITEYAAVVQPIQLAFQQQIQTLKTQHEEFVANLAVQQQTAAAVSQLAAAEPDIKAVTTQPGEVKSSMSGPPGDYDGAQSRSDPGANSGHSDNASSKPWFDPQHMSGGWNPNQPPPFDPTQAPPPCPPWNSHEGIWNEQRGDPSWSGGPPRGEGGPWSGGGGQNEPPPNWSGQYDQPPWSNQGPDQPPWGQREHPFPRMQRPPHFRGPFTPHQPGPPPFNQPPPPPHNFGRFPPRYMQDDFPPRHHFERPPYPPHHFDYPQGDFPGDQDMGPPHHHPSQRIPPLGMGGEEHPPWGGNQHPDFGPPSHGFNGQSPHMRQRPAPAHVNQDDPSLVPNVPYFDLPAGLMAPLVKLEDHDYKALDPKDIRLPPPMPPSERLLAAVEAFYSPPSHDGPRNSAHGSRSHSRSHSQGRSSSESSSRSSKSSRSSSRSRSRSYSRSRSRSMSRSRSSRSRSRSRSRSRSRSPDKRRQERPAPASAPASQKSRSPSPPATSGLGAAPSVLPPDSRLGEENKGHQLLMKMGWSGSGGLGAKEQGIQDPIKGGELRDKWDQYKGVGVSLDDPYENYRRNKSYNFVARMKAREEVNREPQEPPPTE, via the exons ATGGATATTCCTACAGCTCCTGAGG ACCAAGAGCTGAAAAATGTAATTGACAAACTGGCCCAGTTTGTGGCTCGAAATGGCCCTGAGTTTGAGAAGATGACAATGGAGAAACAGAAGGACAATTCCAAATTCTCTTTTCTGTTTGGAGGGGACTTCTTCGCCTATTACCGGTGCAAGCTTGCAATGGAACAACACCAGC ATCCTACTACCCACGAATGTGAGGAGTATAAGTTGGAAG ATCTTTATAATCCACCTGGTACGGAAGTCCTAGACGTCCCTCCACCAATCGCCATCCTGGCCCCGCCCCCCATCGCCCCTGCCACGCCATCTCTAGATGAACTCATCCAGCAGAGCCAATGGAACCTGCAGCAGCAAGAACAGCAGCTGCTCACTCTCAGACAG GAGCAAGTGACTGCAGCCATAGCTCTGGCCATGGAGCAGCAGACCCAGAAGCTGCTGGCGGAGACTCAGCAGGACATATCTGAATTTGACAACCTGCTGCAGCCCATCATTGACACCTGCACTAAAGACGCCATCTCG GCTGGTAAGAACTGGATGTTCAACAACGCCAAGGGCCCACTGCACTGTGAGCTGATGTGCTCACACCTCCGGAACCGCATCACAGCCGACACAGCTCACTTTGAACTCCGCCTACACCTCATCTATCTCACCAATGATGTCCTCCATCACTG TCAGAGGAAGCAGCAGAGGGACCTGCTAGCAGCGCTACAGAAGGTGGTGGTGCCCATCTACTGCACCAGCTTCTTGGCTGTAGAGGAGGACAAGCAGCAGAAGATCACACGT CTTCTACAACTCTGGGAAAAGAATGGCTACTTCGACGAGGTGACGATCCAGCAGTTACAGAGTCCAGCTGTGGGCCTGGGCCAGTATCAG gcctCTCTGATCACAGAGTACGCTGCCGTGGTGCAGCCCATTCAGCTGGCCTTCCAGCAACAGATCCAGACCCTGAAGACGCAGCATGAGGAGTTTGTGGCCAACCTGGCGGTTCAGCAGCAGACTGCAGCAGCAGTGAGCCAGCTAGCTGCAGCAGAGCCTGACATTAAGGCAGTCACCACTCAGCCTg GAGAGGTGAAGTCGTCCATGTCTGGCCCTCCTGGTGATTATGACGGCGCCCAGTCCAGATCGGACCCCGGTGCCAACAGTGGCCACTCTGATAACGCCTCCTCTAAACCCTGGTTCGACCCACAACACATGTCTGGAGGCTGGAACCCCAATCAGCCA CCTCCGTTCGACCCCACCCAGGCTCCCCCACCGTGCCCCCCCTGGAACAGCCACGAGGGCATCTGGAATGAGCAGAGGGGGGACCCCAGCTGGAGCGGAGGCCCtccaaggggggaggggggtcccTGGAGCGGAGGGGGAGGACAGAATGAGCCCCCTCCCAACTGGAGCGGTCAGTACGACCAGCCCCCCTGGAGCAACCAGGGACCTGACCAGCCCCCCTGGGGCCAGAGAGAGCACCCCTTCCCCCGCATGCAGAGGCCCCCCCACTTCAGAGGGCCCTTCACGCCCCACCAGCCAGGTCCCCCTCCCTTTAACCAGCCGCCCCCGCCTCCCCACAACTTTGGCCGGTTCCCGCCGCGCTACATGCAGGATGACTTTCCACCCAGGCACCATTTTGAAAGGCCGCCCTACCCTCCACACCACTTTGACTACCCACAGGGAGACTTCCCTGGAG ACCAAGACATGGGCCCTCCGCACCACCACCCTAGCCAGAGGATCCCTCCTCTGGGTATGGGGGGGGAGGAGCACCCTCCCTGGGGGGGTAACCAGCACCCAGACTTCGGCCCCCCATCCCACGGCTTCAACGGCCAGTCCCCCCACATGAGACAGCGTCCGGCCCCGGCTCACGTTAACCAGGATGACCCCAGCCTGGTCCCCAACGTACCCTACTTTGACCTGCCCGCCGGACTCATGGCCCCTCTAGTCAAA CTGGAAGACCATGACTACAAAGCACTGGATCCTAAAGACATCCGTCTGCCTCCCCCAATGCCCCCCAGTGAACGCCTGCTAGCTGCTGTGGAGGCCTTCTACAGCCCCCCCTCCCATGACGGACCCAGGAACAG tgcACACGGTAGTCGTTCACACAGCCGTTCTCATAGTCAGGGTCGCTCCTCGTCTGAATCCAGCTCAAGATCCTCCAAGTCCTCCCGCTCCTCCTCCCGGTCCCGATCTCGCTCCTACTCCCGATCTCGCTCCAG GAGCATGAGCCGATCCAGGTCGTCCCGCAGTCGCTCTCGTTCTAGGTCTCGCTCCAGATCTCGCTCTCCTGACAAGAGACGGCAAGAGAGGCCTGCCCCCGCCTCTGCCCCTGCCTCCCAGAAGTCCCGTAGCCCCTCTCCTCC AGCTACGTCTGGTCTGGGCGCAGCCCCCTCGGTCCTGCCTCCAGACAGCAGGCTGGGAGAGGAGAACAAGGGCCATCAGCTGCTCATGAAAATGGGCTGGAGTGGTTCTGGGGGGCTTGGAGCAAAGGAGCAGGGCATCCAGGACCCCATCAAGGGGGGAGAGCTCCGGGACAAGTGGGACCAGTATAAAGGAGTGGGGGTGTCTCTGGATGACCCTTATGAGAACTACCGCAGGAACAAGAGCTACAACTTTGTAGCTCGCATGAAAGCAAGGGAGGAAG TGAATCGGGAACCACAAGAGCCCCCTCCTACTGAATAA
- the LOC110500387 gene encoding calcium homeostasis endoplasmic reticulum protein isoform X1 produces MDIPTAPEDQELKNVIDKLAQFVARNGPEFEKMTMEKQKDNSKFSFLFGGDFFAYYRCKLAMEQHQHPTTHECEEYKLEDLYNPPGTEVLDVPPPIAILAPPPIAPATPSLDELIQQSQWNLQQQEQQLLTLRQEQVTAAIALAMEQQTQKLLAETQQDISEFDNLLQPIIDTCTKDAISAGKNWMFNNAKGPLHCELMCSHLRNRITADTAHFELRLHLIYLTNDVLHHCQRKQQRDLLAALQKVVVPIYCTSFLAVEEDKQQKITRLLQLWEKNGYFDEVTIQQLQSPAVGLGQYQASLITEYAAVVQPIQLAFQQQIQTLKTQHEEFVANLAVQQQTAAAVSQLAAAEPDIKAVTTQPGEVKSSMSGPPGDYDGAQSRSDPGANSGHSDNASSKPWFDPQHMSGGWNPNQPPPFDPTQAPPPCPPWNSHEGIWNEQRGDPSWSGGPPRGEGGPWSGGGGQNEPPPNWSGQYDQPPWSNQGPDQPPWGQREHPFPRMQRPPHFRGPFTPHQPGPPPFNQPPPPPHNFGRFPPRYMQDDFPPRHHFERPPYPPHHFDYPQGDFPGDQDMGPPHHHPSQRIPPLGMGGEEHPPWGGNQHPDFGPPSHGFNGQSPHMRQRPAPAHVNQDDPSLVPNVPYFDLPAGLMAPLVKLEDHDYKALDPKDIRLPPPMPPSERLLAAVEAFYSPPSHDGPRNSEGWEQNGLYEFFRAKMRARRRKGQEKHNSAHGSRSHSRSHSQGRSSSESSSRSSKSSRSSSRSRSRSYSRSRSRSMSRSRSSRSRSRSRSRSRSRSPDKRRQERPAPASAPASQKSRSPSPPATSGLGAAPSVLPPDSRLGEENKGHQLLMKMGWSGSGGLGAKEQGIQDPIKGGELRDKWDQYKGVGVSLDDPYENYRRNKSYNFVARMKAREEVNREPQEPPPTE; encoded by the exons ATGGATATTCCTACAGCTCCTGAGG ACCAAGAGCTGAAAAATGTAATTGACAAACTGGCCCAGTTTGTGGCTCGAAATGGCCCTGAGTTTGAGAAGATGACAATGGAGAAACAGAAGGACAATTCCAAATTCTCTTTTCTGTTTGGAGGGGACTTCTTCGCCTATTACCGGTGCAAGCTTGCAATGGAACAACACCAGC ATCCTACTACCCACGAATGTGAGGAGTATAAGTTGGAAG ATCTTTATAATCCACCTGGTACGGAAGTCCTAGACGTCCCTCCACCAATCGCCATCCTGGCCCCGCCCCCCATCGCCCCTGCCACGCCATCTCTAGATGAACTCATCCAGCAGAGCCAATGGAACCTGCAGCAGCAAGAACAGCAGCTGCTCACTCTCAGACAG GAGCAAGTGACTGCAGCCATAGCTCTGGCCATGGAGCAGCAGACCCAGAAGCTGCTGGCGGAGACTCAGCAGGACATATCTGAATTTGACAACCTGCTGCAGCCCATCATTGACACCTGCACTAAAGACGCCATCTCG GCTGGTAAGAACTGGATGTTCAACAACGCCAAGGGCCCACTGCACTGTGAGCTGATGTGCTCACACCTCCGGAACCGCATCACAGCCGACACAGCTCACTTTGAACTCCGCCTACACCTCATCTATCTCACCAATGATGTCCTCCATCACTG TCAGAGGAAGCAGCAGAGGGACCTGCTAGCAGCGCTACAGAAGGTGGTGGTGCCCATCTACTGCACCAGCTTCTTGGCTGTAGAGGAGGACAAGCAGCAGAAGATCACACGT CTTCTACAACTCTGGGAAAAGAATGGCTACTTCGACGAGGTGACGATCCAGCAGTTACAGAGTCCAGCTGTGGGCCTGGGCCAGTATCAG gcctCTCTGATCACAGAGTACGCTGCCGTGGTGCAGCCCATTCAGCTGGCCTTCCAGCAACAGATCCAGACCCTGAAGACGCAGCATGAGGAGTTTGTGGCCAACCTGGCGGTTCAGCAGCAGACTGCAGCAGCAGTGAGCCAGCTAGCTGCAGCAGAGCCTGACATTAAGGCAGTCACCACTCAGCCTg GAGAGGTGAAGTCGTCCATGTCTGGCCCTCCTGGTGATTATGACGGCGCCCAGTCCAGATCGGACCCCGGTGCCAACAGTGGCCACTCTGATAACGCCTCCTCTAAACCCTGGTTCGACCCACAACACATGTCTGGAGGCTGGAACCCCAATCAGCCA CCTCCGTTCGACCCCACCCAGGCTCCCCCACCGTGCCCCCCCTGGAACAGCCACGAGGGCATCTGGAATGAGCAGAGGGGGGACCCCAGCTGGAGCGGAGGCCCtccaaggggggaggggggtcccTGGAGCGGAGGGGGAGGACAGAATGAGCCCCCTCCCAACTGGAGCGGTCAGTACGACCAGCCCCCCTGGAGCAACCAGGGACCTGACCAGCCCCCCTGGGGCCAGAGAGAGCACCCCTTCCCCCGCATGCAGAGGCCCCCCCACTTCAGAGGGCCCTTCACGCCCCACCAGCCAGGTCCCCCTCCCTTTAACCAGCCGCCCCCGCCTCCCCACAACTTTGGCCGGTTCCCGCCGCGCTACATGCAGGATGACTTTCCACCCAGGCACCATTTTGAAAGGCCGCCCTACCCTCCACACCACTTTGACTACCCACAGGGAGACTTCCCTGGAG ACCAAGACATGGGCCCTCCGCACCACCACCCTAGCCAGAGGATCCCTCCTCTGGGTATGGGGGGGGAGGAGCACCCTCCCTGGGGGGGTAACCAGCACCCAGACTTCGGCCCCCCATCCCACGGCTTCAACGGCCAGTCCCCCCACATGAGACAGCGTCCGGCCCCGGCTCACGTTAACCAGGATGACCCCAGCCTGGTCCCCAACGTACCCTACTTTGACCTGCCCGCCGGACTCATGGCCCCTCTAGTCAAA CTGGAAGACCATGACTACAAAGCACTGGATCCTAAAGACATCCGTCTGCCTCCCCCAATGCCCCCCAGTGAACGCCTGCTAGCTGCTGTGGAGGCCTTCTACAGCCCCCCCTCCCATGACGGACCCAGGAACAG TGAGGGCTGGGAACAGAACGGCCTATATGAGTTCTTCAGAGCTAAGATGAGAGCCAGGAGGCGAAAGGGCCAGGAGAAACACAACAG tgcACACGGTAGTCGTTCACACAGCCGTTCTCATAGTCAGGGTCGCTCCTCGTCTGAATCCAGCTCAAGATCCTCCAAGTCCTCCCGCTCCTCCTCCCGGTCCCGATCTCGCTCCTACTCCCGATCTCGCTCCAG GAGCATGAGCCGATCCAGGTCGTCCCGCAGTCGCTCTCGTTCTAGGTCTCGCTCCAGATCTCGCTCTCCTGACAAGAGACGGCAAGAGAGGCCTGCCCCCGCCTCTGCCCCTGCCTCCCAGAAGTCCCGTAGCCCCTCTCCTCC AGCTACGTCTGGTCTGGGCGCAGCCCCCTCGGTCCTGCCTCCAGACAGCAGGCTGGGAGAGGAGAACAAGGGCCATCAGCTGCTCATGAAAATGGGCTGGAGTGGTTCTGGGGGGCTTGGAGCAAAGGAGCAGGGCATCCAGGACCCCATCAAGGGGGGAGAGCTCCGGGACAAGTGGGACCAGTATAAAGGAGTGGGGGTGTCTCTGGATGACCCTTATGAGAACTACCGCAGGAACAAGAGCTACAACTTTGTAGCTCGCATGAAAGCAAGGGAGGAAG TGAATCGGGAACCACAAGAGCCCCCTCCTACTGAATAA